In the genome of Salana multivorans, the window GGCGAGCGGCGTCGCCCGGTCGATGCCCGCCTGGAGCAGGCCGACCTTCCCGAGGAAGCCGGACAGCGGCGGGATGCCGGACAGGTTGAGCGCCGGGACGAAGAACACGATCGCCAGCGCCGGCGAGAGCTTCGCGAGCGACCCGAGCCGGTCGAGCGACGTCGTCCCGCCGCGCTGCTCGACGAGCCCCGCGACGAGGAACAGCGCCGTCTGGACGGTGATGTGGTGGGCGACGTAGAAGATCGTCGCCGCGAGCCCCACGTCCGAGGCGAGCGCGATCCCGAACAGCATGTAGCCGATGTGGCTGACGAGGGTGAACGACAGCAGACGTTTCAGGTCGTCCTGCGCGACGGCGCCGAGGATCCCGACGAGCATCGTGAGGATGGCAAGGACGAGCAGGACGTCGTCGAGCCGGCCGCCGGGGAAGAGCAGCATCTGGGTCCGGATGATCGCGTAGATCCCGACCTTCGTCAGGAGCCCGGCGAACACGGCGGTCACGGGCGCGGGCGCGGTCGGGTAGGAGTCCGGCAGCCAGGCCGACAGCGGGAAGATGGCGGCCTTGATCCCGAACCCGAGCAGCAGCATGGTCTGGAGCACGAGCTGCGTCGTCGGGTCGACGGCCGGCAGGCGCTCGGCGAGCTGGGCCAGCGTGAGCGTGCCGGTCGCGCCGTAGATGAGCGCGATCGCGACGAGGAAGATGACCGAGCTCAGCAGCGAGACGATGACGTAGATCGTGCCCGACCGGATCCGCTCGCGCGTGCCGCCGAGCGTGATGAGGACGAAGCTCGCCCCGAGCACGATCTCGAACGCGACGTAGATGTTGAACAGGTCGCCGGAGATGAACGCGTCCGCCACCCCGGCGGCCAGCACGAGGTAGGTCGGGTGGAACACCGAGATGGGGGCCTTCTCGTCGGTGTTCGCCTCGTCGCTCGCGCCCTGGGCGATCGAGTACGCGAGCACGCCGAGCAGCACGATGCTGGACACGAGCAGCATGAGCGCGGCCAGCCGGTCGACCACGAGCGCGATCCCGACCGGGGCCGACCACTCGCCGACGTTGACGACGAGCGGGCCGCCGTCCGCCTGGAACAGCAGCGCGATCGCGACGCCGAGCACGATGGTGAGCGCGGACACCGAGATGACGGCCTGCAGCCGCGGCCGACGCGCGAACGTGAGCGCGAGGCCGGCGGCGACGAGCGGGACGACGACGGGCAGCGGCACGAGCCAGAGGGACTGGGTCATCGCTCGCCCCCCTCGTCCGTCGTGTCCCGAGCTGGTGTCGTCGGGAGGTCGTCGTCCTCGGTCTCGTCGCGGACCTGCGCGGCCTCGAGGGCGGCGTTGCGCCGGCCCTCCTCGTCCGAGCGCAGGTCCAGCTCGCCGCGCTCGGCGCGACGGGCGATGCGGCGGTCCTCGACGTCGTCCTGGATCTCGTCGTGACCCGTGAGCTGCCAGGAGCGGTAGGCCATCGCGAGGATGAAGGCGGTGAAACCCAGCGTGATGACGATGGCCGTCAGCACGAGCGCCTGCGGGAGCGGGTCGCTCATCGGTTCGTCGGACGACC includes:
- a CDS encoding Na+/H+ antiporter subunit D, whose product is MTQSLWLVPLPVVVPLVAAGLALTFARRPRLQAVISVSALTIVLGVAIALLFQADGGPLVVNVGEWSAPVGIALVVDRLAALMLLVSSIVLLGVLAYSIAQGASDEANTDEKAPISVFHPTYLVLAAGVADAFISGDLFNIYVAFEIVLGASFVLITLGGTRERIRSGTIYVIVSLLSSVIFLVAIALIYGATGTLTLAQLAERLPAVDPTTQLVLQTMLLLGFGIKAAIFPLSAWLPDSYPTAPAPVTAVFAGLLTKVGIYAIIRTQMLLFPGGRLDDVLLVLAILTMLVGILGAVAQDDLKRLLSFTLVSHIGYMLFGIALASDVGLAATIFYVAHHITVQTALFLVAGLVEQRGGTTSLDRLGSLAKLSPALAIVFFVPALNLSGIPPLSGFLGKVGLLQAGIDRATPLAYAVVAAGLVTSLLTLYAIVKAWNKAFWQPAPEPLPEVRTPRSMFAAATSIVAVSVSITVFAGPLYAYAESAAADLTARSPYISSVLVNGDRGDGVSDGDSADASDSADASDSADGTADDAGTAGTGGEDS
- a CDS encoding Na(+)/H(+) antiporter subunit C, with product MIVTDHTPSLVLVIVVGALVATGVYLLLERSLTRVLIGIALIGNGVNLLILVMGGAAGAPPLIGSSDEPMSDPLPQALVLTAIVITLGFTAFILAMAYRSWQLTGHDEIQDDVEDRRIARRAERGELDLRSDEEGRRNAALEAAQVRDETEDDDLPTTPARDTTDEGGER